One region of Colius striatus isolate bColStr4 chromosome 26, bColStr4.1.hap1, whole genome shotgun sequence genomic DNA includes:
- the TAC3 gene encoding tachykinin-3 produces MRSRPLLAALLALALPLALARRPPAAAPAQGIPVPEPLSRRSAYAVLLQLLREEDAGEGGGTAEGRSGRSRPAAAVQALRSLAAPPAAAAPLKRDMHDFFVGLMGKRAAEPVGRGGGGPAPRCSPGPSAAGAAPPGKP; encoded by the exons ATGAGGAGCCGCCCGCTGCTGGCCGCGCTGCTCGCCCTGGCGCTGCCGCTCGCCCtcgcccgccgccccccggccgccGCCCCCGCACAG GGGATTCCCGTCCCGGAGCCGCTGTCCCGCAGATCCGCCTACGccgtgctgctgcagctgctgcggGAGGAGGACGCGGGGGAGGGCGGGGGGACGGCGGAGGGTCGCTCcggccgctcccgccccgccgctgccgtTCAGGCGCTCCGCTCTCTCGCAGCTCCCCCCGCGGCCGCGGCTCCGCTGAAGC GGGACATGCACGACTTCTTCGTGGGGCTCATGGGGAAGCGGGCGGCGGAGCCGGTGgggcgaggcggcggcggcccggcccCCCGCTGCTCCCCGGGGCCCTCCGCCGCCGGTGCGGCCCCGCCGGGGAAGCCGTGA